The following coding sequences are from one Panicum hallii strain FIL2 chromosome 5, PHallii_v3.1, whole genome shotgun sequence window:
- the LOC112895619 gene encoding uncharacterized protein LOC112895619, whose product MYTSHFKDEEGKDRNKGDDEYINKPLPYYANLATIFGDSVATGQFAKMSSEPLGVDADEEANKEEMNVGTTSNGTLAQEDTAASGNRPSKRTKRDDNGADPLIEALDRGTETIANAIRDAASKKALPPGLFEAVDSLPGFELEHKAEYYSYLLNNPNIAHGFMDAPLLYKLSMVTKFVNSNM is encoded by the exons ATGTATACTAGTCATTTCAAG GATGAAGAGGGAAAGGATAGAAACAAGGGTGATGACGAGTACATAAACAAGCCGCTCCCGTACTATGCCAATCTAGCTACCATATTTGGTGACAGTGTTGCAACGGGACAATTTGCAAAGATGTCAAGTGAACCTCTTGGGGTAGATGCTGATGAGGAAGCAAACAAAGAGGAGATGAATGTTGGGACAACCTCTAATGGTACTCTTGCCCAAGAAGACACAGCGGCTTCAGGAAATAGGCCATCCAAGAGAACCAAAAGGGATGACAATGGAGCTGATCCTTTGATTGAAGCCCTTGATCGTGGTACTGAAACCATAGCTAATGCCATACGTGATGCAGCATCAAAGAAAGCTTTGCCACCGGGTTTGTTTGAAGCTGTGGATAGCCTTCCTGGTTTTGAGCTTGAGCACAAGGCGGAGTACTACTCTTATTTGTTGAACAATCCTAATATTGCACATGGCTTCATGGATGCGCCGCTGTTGTACAAGCTCTCTATGGTTACCAAGTTTGTTAATTCTAATATGTAG
- the LOC112895330 gene encoding DNA repair protein recA homolog 3, mitochondrial-like, with translation MATLLKRVSLRRAFAAAAASSSHPESYTQGICGSTFHYREFSSKAKKKSKSSGTDSGEENMSKKDLALHQAIDQITSAFGKGAIMWLGRSQGHRDVPVVSTGSFALDMALGTGGLPKGRVIEVYGPEASGKTTLALHVIAQAQKNGGYCAFVDAEHALDPALAESIGVDTNNLLLSQPDCAEQALSLVDTLIRSGSVDVVVVDSVAALVPKTELDGEMGDAHVALQARLMSQALRKLSHSLSLSQTILLFINQTRAKVATFGFGGPTEVTSGGNALKFYASVRLNIKRIGLVKKGEETIGSQVAVKIVKNKHAPPFKTAHFEIEFGKGICRSSELVELGLKRKLVQKAGAMYTYNDMSFRGKDNLKSYLTENECVAKDLEMKLRKLLETEAPKEQEAEDGSLSDFSEEIVAPETLSEEDLAAVVEA, from the exons ATGGCGACCCTCCTCAAGCGCGTGTCGCTGCGGCgcgccttcgccgccgccgcggcctcctcttCTCACCCTGAG AGCTATACTCAAGGGATATGTGGCTCCACGTTTCATTACAGAGAGTTCTCATCTAAAG ccaaaaagaagtcgaagtcAAGTGGAACTGACTCTGGTGAGGAGAATATGTCGAAGAAAGACTTGGCATTACACCAGGCTATCGATCAAATAACATCTGCATTTGGGAAGGGGGCAATAATGTGGCTTGGCCGTTCACAAGGCCATAGAGATGTACCTGTAGTATCTACTGGGTCTTTCGCTTTGGATATGGCTCTAGGAACTGGTGGGCTTCCAAAG GGGCGTGTCATAGAGGTTTACGGCCCAGAGGCTTCAGGCAAGACAACTCTTGCTCTACATGTCATTGCACAAGCACAAAAGAATGGGG GTTATTGTGCCTTTGTAGATGCAGAGCACGCTTTGGATCCAGCTCTTGCGGAGTCAATTGGCGTTGACACTAACAATTTACTCCTTTCTCAGCCAGACTGTGCTGAGCAGGCACTCAGTCTTGTGGACACATTGATTCGAAGTGGATCTGTTGATGTTGTAGTAGTAGACAGT GTAGCAGCTCTTGTCCCAAAGACTGAGCTTGATGGGGAGATGGGTGACGCACATGTTGCTCTTCAGGCTAGATTGATGAGCCAAGCTCTTCGCAAGCTGAGCCACTCCCTTTCACTTTCCCAGACAATTCTGTTATTTATTAATCAG ACCAGGGCCAAGGTAGCCACATTTGGATTTGGGGGGCCAACTGAGGTCACTTCTGGTGGCAACGCCTTGAAGTTTTATGCTTCTGTTCGCTTGAACATCAAGCGTATTGGTTTGGTAAAGAAAGGCGAAGAG ACAATAGGTAGTCAAGTTGCTGTGAAGATTGTGAAAAACAAGCATGCCCCACCATTCAAGACTGCACACTTTGAGATTGAATTTGGAAAGGGGATATGCCGCAGTTCTGAGCTTGTTGAACTCGGATTGAAGCGCAAGCTTGTCCAAAAGGCTGGTGCAATGTATACTTATAACGATATGAGTTTCCGTGGTAAAGATAACCTTAAGTCTTACCTTACTGAAAACGAGTGTGTTGCTAAAGATCTTGAGATGAAACTAAGGAAATTGTTGGAAACTGAAGCACCTAAAGAGCAGGAGGCTGAAGACGGTTCCCTGAGTGATTTTTCTGAAGAGATTGTCGCACCTGAAACATTGTCAGAAGAGGATCTAGCAGCTGTAGTAGAAGCTTAA